CCATCGTGGCGGTGTTGCCCAGCGTGCGCTGCAGTTGGAGGATCCGGCGCTGGCTGAACGCGCCAGAGGCGAAATCGGCCGATGTCCGCTGCAGCGGGCTTAAACCGCCGATTTCCTCATCGAGCGCCGGCGCTGTCTCATGGCGAACTCGGACTGAATCGGCGGCGGCCTGTGTATCGTGCGCGTTACCAGTCGACATTTTCGCCTAGCCTCAATGATGTGTGTTGAATACGTATCAAGTATATGCCGGATTGGCTGCAAGCGCCGGTTATCAGTGCCCAGGCTCTGCCCATACCCGCCAGGAGTTAGCACTCCTGGACCTCGCATGGCGAAATGAACCGGCCTGCCGGTTCATTTCGCAGATGAGGCAATCACGAGGCGTATGGCCCTCGTGCGGAGGACTGGAGGCAGCGCCTCCAAAAAAGGGCGGCTTATCCATACCTGACGTTACTCTAGCTGAGATTACGCGTCAGGCGCCGACCTGGATCACCACGTTTCCCTTTTTACGGCCGGTATCGACATAGCGGTGCGCCTCGGCGATCTGTGCCAGCGGATAGCGCCGGTCAATCACGGCCTTTAGTTTGCTGGCGCTGAACAGCTCGACCAAAAAGTCCAGATTGCCGCGGTTTTGCAGCAGCCCCGCCGTCGTGAATTTGGCCTTGCGGCGGCCAAACAGCTTAGTCGTCAGCATCTGCCAGACGATGCCCAGCGACGGTACCGTCGTCAGATAAACTCCGCGCGGGGTCAGCGCGCGCTTGCAGCGCGAAAACGAGCTCTTGCCTACGGCGTCGAAGATCACATCGTATTCCTGCCGCACCTGGGTGAAGTCCTCGCGGGTATAGTCGATGACCTTGTCCGCGCCCAGCGACTTTACAGGTTCGACGTTAGCCGTGCTGCACACGCCGGTGACCACCGCGCCGTAGAATTTGGCAAGCTGCACCGCGTATGCGCCGACCGCGCCGGATGCGCCGTTAATCAGGACTTTCTGGCCTTCTGCACCTTTGCCGCGTCGCGCAGGAAGGTGAGGGCCGTCGTAGCACCGTCGCACAGGCCGACGGCGTCCTCATAAGCCATCGCCGCCGGGATTGTGGTCAGCGGCTTATTCTCTGGCAAGACAACGTATTCGGCATGCGCGCCGAAGTGGTCCGGACTCAGGCCATAGACGTGATCCCCCGGCCTGAAGGTCTTGACGTCCTTGCCGACGACGGCGACTTCCCGGCGAATTCGACGCCCTGCGCCGGGTTCCGCGGACGCCGCAGGCCATAGATCAGCCGGACGATGAACGGGTCGCCTTTGCGGAAGGCGCAGTCCGACGGGCCAACGACGCCCGCGTGGATCTTGATCAGGACTTCGTTGTCTTTGGGCGTGGGCGTGGCGACCTCCTGAAGTTTCAGGACATCCGGTGTTCCGTAGGCGGTGCAGACGATCGCTTTCATGATATTCCTCCATATAGGGACAGGTCAGACATTTCGGTGTGCAGGGTGTTCCGCGCCGGATTGAGGCGCGTCGAAGCATTACTGGCGGATATTCCGCGTGACAGTCGTTCGGTTTCTCTTTTGTCTATGGGTTCGGGTGCTGCCGCTGCGATCCGCGGCGGCTACGGGGTTTCGATGAAGAAGACCTCTTCCAACGGGACGTTGAAGGCGAGCGCGATCTTAAAGGCCAGTTCCAGCGAGGGTGAGTAATTCCCCTTCTCGATGGCGACGATGGTCTGCCGCGTGACCCTGATCTTATCCGCCAACTGCTGCTGGGTCATCTCGTTCTCGTTGAAGCGCAGCTTGCGCAGGTTGTTGCCGATGCTGAACTTGTTCATCCTAGAACCCCCTCCGGTAGAGGATGAACTGCGAGACACCCTCGGTGACTCCTGCGGTCAGGATCGTGAAGAGCATCACGATGAACATCACATACACTGGCTGTCCTACCGCCAGCGCCAGCATCGAGCATGAAGCCGGCGCCAAACACAGTAAAGAAGTTCCGATCCGCCCTGAATGCGACCATCCGGTCAAGTTCGTCAGTGATGGCCGGCTCCTGTTCCCGCGTCGCCACCGTGTTGAGGATACTGACGATGATGTGAATGACGATGTTGAAGACGATGAACACCGGAATGTAGATCAAAAAGACCGTTCCCCAAAAACGGAGATCGGAGGCAAGGCTCGGTCCACCCTCCACCAGCCGGTTGAATACATCACGGAAGTACACGATCGAGGCCAGCACTGTGCTGAAGACCGAGGCGATTGCCTGCTTTTCCTGGAACGACATTTTCTCTCCTTTGTCTGGCATACCAGACCTTGTGTAAAATTCAATATACATAATGTATATCTAATCATACTTTATGTCAAGTATATTTTACATTTGGTCGCAATATTGGTCGCTGCCAGATAGCCGCAAGGGCATGGGCGCTGCCCAAACCCGCCAGGAGATCTCACTCCTGGCGGCTGTTATGCACTTCGTTTGTGGAGGCGCTGCCTCCACACCTCTGCGAGGGACTTGCGCCCCTCGACCCCTCATCTGCGATTTTGTGGCGTGGGCGCCACAAAATCGCTATGGGAGGTGCAGGAGTGCAAACGCCGCTACCGGGGATTGGGGCGGAACCCCCATTGAAAGTGCAAAACACGCTCTAGTGCAGGAAGGAGGTTTCGACGAAACGGATGCCCGCGGCGATCTGCGCGACGCGCTCGGCGCGCAATGTGCCGATATACGCGCCGAGCCGGACGGTCTCGACCGTCGTCCGCTTCGAGACCTCGACCACGCTCTGGCGTGTCAGGTTGGCCTCGCCGGCGTCGAGCAGGATATTGCCCGGCATACTCACGCGCCCGAGGTTCGAGGTCAGCGCGCATAGAGTCGCCCTGTCACCGTCGATGCCGGCGATCACGTGCGGGTGCGGGGATACGCGGGCCTTCGCCAGCGGCGGAGTCAGGGGTGAACCAGTAGATATCGCCGGGAGCGTGCGTCATTCGACCTCGGAGGGACATGCAGCCCTTCCATCATACGCCGAACCGCGGCCAAGTGCCGGATACTCGCGGCAGACCGCCGCGTCAGGCGAGC
The sequence above is drawn from the Candidatus Flexicrinis proximus genome and encodes:
- a CDS encoding helix-turn-helix transcriptional regulator, with translation MNKFSIGNNLRKLRFNENEMTQQQLADKIRVTRQTIVAIEKGNYSPSLELAFKIALAFNVPLEEVFFIETP